GTCATGACAAGAGAGATTTCATGGAGTTGCCGTCTGCAGACGTGCGTAAGCAGCAGAGCCAGATGCTTGAAAGCTGCCTCCCGAGGACTTGAACAGCTGCAGCAGTACGCTATTGAGCACTGTTTTCTGGTGCACCTGAAAGTCCTGAACAAATTTCGGTAGCATAGCACAAACTTGTGACAGGCCGGCTGCATAAAAGAAGACATGCCGACAGATGCCGCGACCCGCTGAAAGACACGGCATCGTTCCAAAGATGAGCTGACAATTCACAACAATCTTCTGCCATTTGTTATTTGGACATGAAGATGACCACTTCCACGATTTTACACATGACGATCAACGAAGCATGAGATATCTCGATATGTTTCTCAGCATGAGGTAATTAAATTAATCGTCGAGCAGCAACAAGCTAAGCTCGGAGCTTAGTTTCTTCCCTAGATGGATCTAGCTAGTCGCTAGCTAGCTGGTGAAGTACAATAAGAAAGACGACGTAGAAGCCTTCGTGGACGGTATGCACATGCACGTAATCACGATCTCAGATGATGTGCTTCATCGCTGCACGCAGCTGAACCCATGGCACACCGCCATCCACACGCCGAACAGCACCAGGCACAGCACCACGTCCACGCCGATCACGGCCATGGCGTGGCGCCGCCACCACGTGCGCCTCCAGGAGGGCCGTGCTGGCCGCCTGCGTGGCGCGCCTTCCCCCGGCAGCGCCTCCTCGTCCTTGTCGGACGTGTGCTCGCTCCATGAACCGTCGCCGGGGAGCATCACCGAGTTTGCAGCCGCGGAGGAGCTCGTCCCGGCCTGCAGCGTCTGCACGAACTGCCGCACGAGGCCGGACAGTGCTTCGTCGCGCAGCCTCCTCCTCGGCGCGGAACCGCACGTGTCACGGACGCGCTCCAGGAAGCGGACGACCTCGGTGCTGCCCGGCGTGGGCTCCGCGACGGCGAGGTACGTGCGGCCGTCGTCAGCTGCAAGGACCGCGAACGTGCGCCTGCCGTCGTAGGTGTGGTGGTGCCATTGGTGGTGCTCCGGCGCGTGGTCGAGGCAGAGCGCCGCCAGCGCACGGGACGCCTCCGCGTCCTCGCCAACCTCGCTGGAGCGGAAGTACGATAGCCTGTCCTTGCCCCTGGACGTCACGGCCACGCAGAAGAAGACGCTGGACTCCAGGCCGTCACCTTCGCTGGCGCCGGCGGCGGCCTCCTTCATGGCCTCCAGTCTTGAGACGACGAAGCCGCTCGGGTTTGATCGGCGAGAGATCATGCAAACTCGGAAGATTTGCGTCGAGGAGAGACTACATGTACGTGGCTGGCTGTGGAGGTTGTGACCTTGGAATGCCAAGGGGCAGCTTCAAACCAACATGTGCTGGTATCACAGATGAGAGATGCAAAAGTTTTGGAGACAAACGGCGCAGAGTAAAGCTGCTGCAGTAGCAGTCTTTATGCAGAGATGATTTCGGTTTTCATATAATGTTGGAGCTGCAGCAGAAAAGGCAGAGAGGATATGTGCCTTGTACGGCGGTTGTGGCTAAAGGATAAACAAGCAGACAAGGAAAGAAGCCCTAGACGTAGAGAGCATTAGAGATAACTTACTTGAGGAGGGAAGCAATGAGAAGCGCGCCATCTTGATGCAAAATGATGCATGCCTTCAAGTGTGGTTTTCGGCCTTGGAGAAGGCTTTAAGGGGTCTGCTGTTGCGATTTGAGAAGAAAAGTATTTTTGCTGTAGAATTTTAGTCCGATGATAAGATACTTTGGGGTTAGGTGAGTCAAAACGTTCACGAGTCAAATTTAGTGCTTTCACAAGAGTAACATAGAGGCTAGTTTTTAGGTGGTCTGGACAGTGACAAATCTGAACAAGTCACCTGTTAGTAGTATTACACATAAGAGGATAGGTGGAACATCACTAGTAGGAAAAAGAACAAACTTGTCAACACACCACGCAACATATTTTATCCTTCACCTAACAGCAAAGTTTCTAGGCTAAAAGACAAAAACCAGCAATGACACCTTAGCACAGAAATCACAAAACAACGAAGCTATTGAGCcaagtatatactccctccgtttcaaattactcgtcgtggttttagttcaaattgaactaaaaccacgatgagtaatttggaacggagggagtataatacaaTAACAATATAGGGTTGGTGGGTAAGCCTACATTCCAGAAACTTAGTTGTCCATGATGGGGATTCAACTGTGTTGATAAGCAGGGCCACAAACACAGGAAGTTACTTGACTTCATAATTATACGTGGCTCCAGAGCTGAGAAATCTGGGCAAGAGCAATGATCATTCGAGTGCACAACAAGGAGCTTTAAGAATAATAACTCAAATCATCCATTGATATGATCATTAATCCGCGAGCCAGAGGCCATGAAAACGGCCAGCAATGTTGCATTTCTTTGATTCCCAGGAAAAGAAAAGATCTACCAAGCTATCTGTTAGACAGGGATTAAAGAAAAGGAAGGAGATGTACTGGGCAGAGCCTTCAGTTGCCAATTTACCATCGATAAAACGGATATACCAGCCAAGCAATGACACCTAAGCACAGAAATCACAAACAACAAAGCTATAGAGCCAAGTAATACAACAAGGTGCTATTGCATTCCAGAAATTTAGTTGTCCCTGATGGAGGTTAAATTCTGTGATGATAGGCAGGGACACAAACATAGGACAGTTTACTTGAACTTATGATTATATGGGGCCTCGGAGCCGAGACATCAACATCTGCTGGGTAAGTAACAGCAATGATCATTCGAGTACATAGCAAGGCACTTTAGGAATAACTCAAATCATCCACGCATATGATCATTAATACGTGAGTCAGCAGGGGTGCAACAGCCCCCGCTATTGCATTTCTTTATTTTCCAAGGAAGAGAACAGATCTAGCAGGCTATCTTCTAGACAAGTACAAAGGGTGTACAATGTACTGGGCAGAGCCTTCCGTTGCCAACTTACTGTTGATAAAACGGATATACCAGCCCTATATACATGCATGGAAATGAAGTGCAAGGGTACAAACAAGATGCTACTGAGAATTCAAGGAACTAAGAAGCTACATTTAACCTGCATACTTTGTATACCCGCTCCCGCTCTTTGGTGCCTACTGCCTAGTAGGATGGGTAAATAATTGGTTGCCTCATAGCTCCATGACCAACAGCATTCACAACATAACCTCCATAGCTAGCATTCAGAACAGAACCATATACATGACTGTTGTAACCATACGTACCATGGACAAACTCTCGGTGCCCATGCACAGGTCGAGGTGGTAATGCTGGTGAAAGGAGAAAACAATAGAACACAATGAGATCAAGTCATGTATCCTGGAATATGTATAAACAGACCTAGGAAATAGCCTCACCTTGAGGGTGAACATTGTAAGGATGATAGCCTTGTGAAAAACCATTATGTGGAATCCCACCATTTACCACCGGATATGCTGGTTTATGCGACACAAGTGTATCACTAGAATGCACAAACTGAGGCTGCTTTGGTAATGGTATAGGGTTGAGTTTAGGCATTACTGGATTATTGCCATTTGATGACGGCTTGTCTTGTCCGGAAAGCTGTCAAAATTGATACGAATTTAGGGATTAGACCTTGCTTATATTAATACAAAACACACATATGTATACACGGTTATAAGAAGTAAGGGCAACAATTAGTGTGTTCCAATCAAGTTGCAATTTGTAACCAGTGTTAATTTGCAAGGTAATGATCGTACAGATGTAGCATATCTATATTGAAGATCACAAAAGAAGAAACATACCGCAAATTTAAGTGTTTTACCATTAAGCCTAACAAGTCCTGAAAAAAGTCTAACAGCATACTGAGCAACTGCCTCTGTCTCATACTCAGCAAAAGCAAAACCTTTGGGACGCCCAGTTTCTTTGTCACATGGTATGTGTAGGTCTACTACATGACCGGCCTGAATAAGAATCTCATACAAGACTCTTTCAGGGACCTTCTCATCCAAGTTGCCTGTTGAGAAAAACAGGTCATAGAATTAATACAACACAAAACATTGCTTAAGTAATACAACAGACTGTAGTAAGATGTGTACAGGGATGTTACATAAATCATAGAAAAAGGACCGAGCACTAGGATTGCCCAGAGAGAACACCATATGCATACAGTGAATCAGTGATGCCTCAGAACAGCAAACAGAGTGTAACAACCTATGAAAGTGACCGAGAAAACTAGACAGTGATAAAAGAGCGCTACCCAAACAGACCCAGCTATGCGATTATTATTCCAGGTAATGCAAGAGTCAATTTGTCTCCATGTCAGGTAATTCCCCAAATACATGTGCAAAACTCGAAATGCTCTTTGTCCAAAACACAACCATTAAGGATAATTATACTGCAATGCCTGCAGAGCACACTGCAGCAACATGAAACAAACCTTCGAGGTTGTTTACTGTTTTTTTTTATCAACCAACATAACTAGCAACTCGACCTACAGATGGCAGTGTCATGGCTCACCAGGAATCATTTGGCCGGCAAATTAGAACTATATAACCATCGCATGCTGACATGTAACAAACGACAACCACAAGTACAACAACAGATAACACCCTCACAGAAGAATTTGTTTTACTAATACCAACCGGTGGCACCAGGATAACATTGTGATACTTCATACATAGCAGGCACTAAACAAGCCTGAAAGCGCAAAAGGGGATGAATCGCAATTGCACCGTTCTAATCTACACTTCTCCCCGCACGCACTATAACCCTAGCGCGACTAATCAATCGACCACCGAGACGCACATCGACCAAACCCCTAGAAATTAGGGCACGCATCTAATTCAATCCGAACCAAACGGGACGCGGCGGTTACGCGGGCAGGACCGCAGGAGGGGAGCGCGACGCGAAGGGGGCTCACCTACGTAGACGCTGCAGGCCGGGTTCCTCGCCATTGGGGGCCGGATCTGGGCGCGAgggcgtggaggaggaggaggaggagcaccgcGCGCTCACGGCCGCCGTCGCGCCGcaatccggaggaggaggagggagcgaAAGGAGTCGCGCGAAGTCGCTCGGGCGAATTGCGGCGCAGGAAGGAGGACGCAGGGTCTCTCTAGTCGGGCCGGTTCGCACCTGGGCCGTTGGGCGGTGGCTATTTGTCTGGCGCCGCCTCGAGATTCGTGAATCGGCTCGGTCTCCGACTCCAAGACCGACGAGGAAAGGCGTGCCCTGGGCCACCTGCCAGTGGCCCGAGTCGACAGCCGAAGAGGAAGAGACGGATACGCGGTAGACACCGGGGTATGTGGACTACGTGGCAGGGCCACGCGGAAGCCTGCGATTGGCCGGCGCGCGTGTCGTGCACGCGAGAGTACCGGCCGAACCAAACTGTGACGTGTATGTCGGCCACATCACGTTTCGGTTGACGTCGTACCGTCCAGCTGCATGTCGACAAGGCGATGACACTATACTAGTACAGGTATACCTAGCACTAATGACGCGCCATGCCTCATCGGCAATCCTGAAGCCAACCACCCGTAGAGTACAGAGTGGTTGATGATAATCTTGTTTGAGAAAAAATAATGCTCCTTTCAGGGTGGTCGGCATGGAAATAGTACAAGTGTCGCAATGGACAATGAAAGACATTATCATTTAGGCCTGACACTAAGCCCTCGGATGATTAGGTACTTTCCGGTGAAACCAGCTCACAAGAATGCAAGTTCTCATTGATgtatatattttttaaaatttatttcagACTTTTAACGATGTTTGTTCAGTATGGTCGGCATGAAAAAAAAGGACAGTACTTGCTAATAATAATCCTATAGGGTGGTCGACATGAAACTGTTGCAATGGACACTACAAATCATTATCATTGACCCGTAAAATTTGGCCGTTTCCCCACATTTCCCGCATGGAAGCATGGCTTTCTACCCCGTGATTTCTCCCTGATTTAGGAATTTCGCAGTTTGAAACCGAAGCTTTTGAGTTCTGACGGTGACAACGGCAGGCAGCGGGGTTTCTGCCGTTCCACGTCGCAAGGGAACAAAAGGGCCACCTCATCGCGAGGCGAACAGGCTGGACATGTCGACGCGGCATGAATCGCCGTGCCAAACGCTGTAAGCCGACAAGGAGATCTCGCGATACAAAACCCAGGGGCGCCTCCctggcctccacctcctcctcctccccctcccccctctccaCCTGCCTTCCATCCCTCCCCCCGATGGAGCTCCGGCCGTTTCAAAAGGCAGCCCCCACCCTCCCCCNNNNNNNNNNNNNNNNNNNNNNNNNNNNNNNNNNNNNNNNNNNNNNNNNNNNNNNNNNNNNNNNNNNNNNNNNNNNNNNNNNNNNNNNNNNNNNNNNNNNNNNNNNNNNNNNNNNNNNNNNNNNNNNNNNNNNNNNNNNNNNNNNNNNNNNNNNNNNNNNNNNNNNNNNNNNNNNNNNNNNNNNNNNNNNNNNNNNNNNNNNNNNNNNNNNNNNNNNNNNNNNNNNNNNNNNNNNNNNNNNNNNNNNNNNNNNNNNNNNNNNNNNNNNNNNNNNNNNNNNNNNNNNNNNNNNNNNNNNNNNNNNNNNNNNNNNNNNNNNNNNNNNNNNNNNNNNNNNNNNNNNNNNNNNNNNNNNNNNNNNNNNNNNNNNNNNNNNNNNNNNNNNNNNNNNNNNNNNNNNNNNNNNNNGTTCGTCGCCCTCGCTTCCCCGCGCCGGACCAAGGGTGCCGCGGGGCGCGCAGATGCGAGGCGGGGAGAAATGCAGAAGTCGCGGAGAGACCTCATGAAGAGGAAGGCGGCGGCCAAGGCGCACGAGCAGGGCGCGGGCGCGGCCGCCGggatgaggcggcggcggctgtACGGCTTCTCCGCCTCGCTCGTCGTCGCGTCCTGGGCCGCGCTCCTCATCCTCAACTCGCTCGTCGGCCACGGCGACGGTCAACGCGGTACGCACGGTCCGGGCCTTCTTCTCTCCTCCGTCCCTGAAACTCTGAAGTTCCGCTCGCCTTGATGATGAATGAATCCTGTGCCGTGCTGCGCGGTGGTTGCGTGGTGCGGCGATCGGTAGGTGTTTGGTGGATTGTCCGTGGCTGTCGGTGGTGCCGTGCAGGCGCGATCGAACCCCCGTTAGGCTTAGATCCGTAATAATCCGTATGCGGTTGTTGCGCTCTCTCTGATCACCGAACAGGTTGCTGGTTGTTAGATGCGTTGCCGAAATTTCCACGTTTGTGTTCTGTGTCCGAGATTTACTGAACGCTCCTGTCATCAGTTTTTAAATAAACTTGGTTCCGTGTTGACTGAGATCACATTTTCTTCGTCTGATTTCTGCAGATGGTGGAGACCCGATTGTTGCCATTCCCATTGCTGGGCCTGGGCCTACAATGAATGAAGGTTCTGTTGGTCCTGATGTTGTACACCAGGAGCACGAGGAGAATTTGGCGGTGTCTGGTGACACGTGTGTTAAACTTGATGAAAGTGTCTTGCTTTCAGAAGAGACAGTTCtgcaggaagatgaagtgtgttccAAGGATGATGCTGGAAGTGATGACATGGAAGCTGTAACCAAGGATGATCAAATTGATCTGTCAGAAGGCCAGGGCGAAGAACAAACTGTAACCAAGGATGGTAAAATTGACCTGTCAGAAGGTCAGGGTGAGGAAGGTGCTCTGACCAAGGATGATCAAATTGACCTGTCAGTAGGTCAGGGTGCGGAAGAAGCTCAAACAAATGATGATCAAATTGAGCAGTCAGGAGGTCAGGGTGAGAGTCCTCATCTGACAAACATCGCCTCTGTAGTTCATCCAGCGGAGAAGGTGGATGTTGAAGATGTTCCCAAACCAGCAAGGTTGGCACGAGTTGTTCCTCCGGGTCTTGATGAATTTAAGACGAGAGCAATTGCTGAAAGGGGAAAGGATGCCTCTAGTCAAACTGGCCATGTGATTCACCGAAGGGAACCTAGTGGTCAGTTGTACAATTATGCTTCGGCAGCTAAAGGGGCAAAGGTTCTGGATTATAACAAGGAGGCCAAAGGCGCTTCCAACATTCTAGACAAAGATAAGGATAAGTATCTCCGCAATCCTTGTTCCGTGGAGGGAAAATATGTCATCATAGAGCTTTCTGAAGAAACCTTGGTAGATACCATTGCAATTGCAAATTTTGAGCATTACTCTTCTAATTTAAAAGAATTTGAAATGCTGAGCAGTCTTATTTATCCCACAGAAAACTGGGAAACACTTGGGAGATTCACTGTCGCAAATGCGAAGCATGCTCAGAGTTTCACATTTCCCGAGCCAAAGTGGGCGAGGTACTTGAAGTTCAATTTGCTAAGCCATTATGGTTCTGCAAGCTATTGTACACTGAGTATGCTTGAGGTGTACGGAATGGATGCTGTGGAAAAGATGCTCAAGAACTTGATTCCAGTTGAGAATAGAAATGCTGAATCTGATGACAAATCGAAGGAGCCAATTGAGCAACCACCTTTGAAGGAGCCTAGTGGTGGAAAAGACTCCTCACAGGAACCCCTTGATGAAGAtgaatttgaggtagaagatgataAGCCAAATGGAGATTCATCAAGGAATGGTgttcatgatcagattgtagagacAAGGACACTTCAGGCTGGCAGAATCCCTGGAGATACAGTTCTCAAGATACTGATGCAGAAAGTCCAGTCTCTTGATGTGAGCTTTTCTGTATTGGAGCGGTACCTAGAGGAACTCAACAGCAGATATGGACAAATTTTTAAGGATTTCGATTCTGATATTGATAGCAAAGATGCGCTCTTGGAGAAGATAAAATTGGAGTTGAAGGAGCTTCAGAGCAGCAAAAATGACTTTGTATGCAACTTTCTGCACTTGTGTTTTGTTTCTGCTATTGTTACCCTTAATTTCTGTACCTTATCTTATTATGCATTTCCTGTTTTCAGGCGAGAGATATTGAAAGTATCCTTTCATGGAAGTCAGTTGCCTCCTCGCAGTTAGACCAACTTGTCCTGGATAATGTCATACTCAGGTTTGTATTGTTATTCTTTAGTTTCATGGATTTGCATGCACATTAAGAAAGCATGATATTGCTTGATACGATTCTAACCTTGTGAATCATGCTGTTGTGTGCAGATCTGAGTATGAGCGATTTAGGGATAAGCAGGTTGACCTGGAGAATAGGAGCTTTGTTGTTATATTCCTGTGTTTTATTTTTGGATGCCTAGCCATAGCTAAATTGTCCATAGGTATGATATTCAATATTTGTAGATTATATGATTGTGAAAAGTTGGATAGGGTAAAATCCGGATGGCTTGTGCTGCTGCTGAGCAGCTGCATTGTGGCCTCCATTTTGGTAATACAGTGATGTGTGTACTCATCTCCATATAATCGCGGCTGCATAATGTAATTCCATGAGGTATCTGATTCAAAAAAGATCACATCTCTGAGATCATAGAAAATAAAATCTCAGTACAGATTATCTAGCCTCATCATTGATCTAAAATTTGGAGGGAAAAGGAAAGGAGCAAAGTGTGCACCTGTGAAACTGGAGTCATTTTAAAGGTGCAGCAGACTAGAAGTAGTAAAGTCTAGAACTAGATTATCTCTGCTCTGGTCCATGCCTCCATGGTCCACTCCAGTGGAATGTAGAAGCAAGACTACCTGGAAACCATGTGCACCCAGCTGGAGCCGGCAATCATGGAAGGTTAACCGTGGCATGGTCCCATGTGCTTCCTTGTATGATTGCCAGGGAGAGAAATGTACTGAATATAGCATTTCCCTATGTCTCGCCATGAATCCTGTGCAGTGGGTGTTCTTTATTTTTGGGTGGGCGTCCTGTCCAGCGGTGGTGCACGTGGCCTCCACATTGTGTTGCTTACAAGGCAGTTGTCCATTTGTTTCCACTTTCCACAATGGAAGGCACCATTGGTACTCTAACTTCTATTGGTAGTTTCAAAACTCAAGTCAATGGCTCATCAAAGGTATATGCTCCCTGCACAGCCACATATGTACAGCTGTTCTTAGCAGTTGAGAGAGTATTTTTTTGCAAGTTTTTCTATTGCTTCCATGTCCAGCTTCTCGGTTGGAATTTCTGTGTATTTCTGTTTGAACAAGCTATTCATGATAGTTGACATTTTATTTCATGGATAGATTCATAGAAGGATGGCATTGAAAAATACTTTTGTCTGCGACATCTGGTTAGCTAGGCAATGACAGCTCGTAGTTTCTTGCTGGATGGATATCCACAGTTACACGCGGCATTCTCCTATGTCAGCTTCTTCATTACTTTGAtcatttctactccctccgttccaaattactcgtcgcagaaatgaatgtatctggaactaaaatacatctagatacatccataactgtgacaagtaattcggaacggagggagtaactttgATGTAGTCGCTTATATATTCTGTAAAGCATGCTAGTAGTTAACTACTCCGTAATGGTCATTTGCAACATTGTCCGGGGCTCGCCCTCAGAAGATATTGTCTTTGCTTCCGCTGATGTCGCGTCAATTGCCCGAGGGAGCATAACACTGCAGACCGCAATGAACATGCCCGCCGCATCTCGGATAATTGCTCCGGTTGCGCCAATACCAGTATCCAAGACAGAAAGCAGCATCCACGTGAACTTTGACTGTTTGTAATAATACGGGAAGTTCCGAGGTGAAGGATGCCTGCTCAGGTCATGATATCACTGATCCAAACTATGCTACACCAAATCTGAATCCTGACTAGTTAGCTGCTCTGTGGGAATGTCTTTATTAGTCCATTTCATCTAAGTCCAAAGGATCTTCGAATACCAGCTGGTCGTTCCAATCCAATCTCCCATCTGCTTATTCCAATTTTCCGAGTCTTGGTATTGTGTTGCCCCAAGCAGTGGATTGTGATTACCATGCCAGCTTTGGAGATCTGTGTGATCGTGTTGCGTGCAGCTGTGCATGTGTAATCCATCCAGGGCTCTGGAGCGAGGCGCAAAGCTTGTTGCGGTTTTGTTAGGTGGCTGGTTGGCGTCTGTCCGGTGGGGAGCATCGAACATGAGCAGCCATGCTGCCGTGGCTCTAGATCCGTTGACTGCATTTTTTTAGGGATGATCCGTTGACTGCATCTGCATTTCGCTTCTGCACGGACCGCTTTGAGTCTCTGGATTTTCATTTTCCAGGCTTCACACTCTTATACTAACTGCCAGGCTATACAAAGAGTTTGTCAGTTGAATAAAGTtcgtcttttttttttttgaggaatgccTTTTCTTTAGGCTATACAAAGAGTTTGTCAGTTCTTCCGTGGAGGAAGCCGGCCTTTTATGGCCCCATTGGCAACACCTCGCGGAGGGAATCTATTACTCAGACGTGAAACTGAAATCCTGTTACCTGCAGTTCCTTTGTGTGCATGAGTGTCAAGGAGCTCGAGAGCTCCTAATCGGAACTTATGGCCCCAGCTACGCAAACCGGCGCTCACGCGCGTGCGCTGGGCCGGACCAGCCACGCatgttgacttctaaaaaattattTTGAAAAATTCGGAaaggttatttaaaaaaaatcatggatttgaaaaaaattcataaatttgaaaaacaaaatcatggatttcaaaatgtgcatgaatttgaaaaagttcttttttttgcgggtagaAATTTGTATTACTCATCCACCAAAGTCCTTACAATCAATCGCAGCTCCTTCCAAAGCCTCAGGAGGGCCAGAACCTAACCAAGTCATGGTTCTACCCTCAATACGAGCAAATTTAGCTAAGCTATTACTAACTTTATTTTGGCTACGACTTACATGAGTAATATAATTTTCACGTAGAGACATAAGATATCTAATCTCCTTGATGATGGACGAATATACCGATCTGTCAACCTCTGAAGCCTGGATTAATTTCACTGCAATTATAGAATGCACGTCGATCTGCACTGATAACTCACTTCTCTGGATGGAGAAAGATAAACTTTCCATGCATGCACATAATTCAGCTTCAAGTGCATCCCAGCAAGAAAATAACTGCCTACAAGAAGAGAAGATGATGGCTCCCTTGTCGTCTCTTAACACCATTCCGGCAGCGGCCGATCCATCAACAGCAAATGAACCATCAGTACAAACTTAACCCAGCCGGGCTTAGGAGCAGACCACTTGGGATCTGCTACGACCATTACCACATGTGACCAAACTGGAAAAAGTTCTTTGATTCAGAAAacattcatgaatttggaaaacttataagattttgaaaaaaggttcatgaatttgtAAAAAGTTTACGCATTGAAAAACGTTCATTGTTTAAAAAGAGTCCACGAATTTTAAAATTAGATTACAAACTTCTCAAAAAATCTtgacaaaaaagaaaataaaaacgaaaaaagggaaaagaaaaatccaaaaaaaggaaaaaagaaaaatagaatTTGAAGCATCTAGAAGCTTCCCCAATCGAAATGGACATGCCAACGAGAAGGAAAAAATGGGCCGAGCCTAGGATGGAG
The Triticum dicoccoides isolate Atlit2015 ecotype Zavitan chromosome 3A, WEW_v2.0, whole genome shotgun sequence genome window above contains:
- the LOC119269802 gene encoding phytolongin Phyl1.1-like, with amino-acid sequence MISRRSNPSGFVVSRLEAMKEAAAGASEGDGLESSVFFCVAVTSRGKDRLSYFRSSEVGEDAEASRALAALCLDHAPEHHQWHHHTYDGRRTFAVLAADDGRTYLAVAEPTPGSTEVVRFLERVRDTCGSAPRRRLRDEALSGLVRQFVQTLQAGTSSSAAANSVMLPGDGSWSEHTSDKDEEALPGEGAPRRRPARPSWRRTWWRRHAMAVIGVDVVLCLVLFGVWMAVCHGFSCVQR
- the LOC119269804 gene encoding SUN domain-containing protein 4-like isoform X2: MQKSRRDLMKRKAAAKAHEQGAGAAAGMRRRRLYGFSASLVVASWAALLILNSLVGHGDGQRDGGDPIVAIPIAGPGPTMNEGSVGPDVVHQEHEENLAVSGDTCVKLDESVLLSEETVLQEDEVCSKDDAGSDDMEAVTKDDQIDLSEGQGEEQTVTKDGKIDLSEGQGEEGALTKDDQIDLSVGQGAEEAQTNDDQIEQSGGQGESPHLTNIASVVHPAEKVDVEDVPKPARLARVVPPGLDEFKTRAIAERGKDASSQTGHVIHRREPSGQLYNYASAAKGAKVLDYNKEAKGASNILDKDKDKYLRNPCSVEGKYVIIELSEETLVDTIAIANFEHYSSNLKEFEMLSSLIYPTENWETLGRFTVANAKHAQSFTFPEPKWARYLKFNLLSHYGSASYCTLSMLEVYGMDAVEKMLKNLIPVENRNAESDDKSKEPIEQPPLKEPSGGKDSSQEPLDEDEFEVEDDKPNGDSSRNGVHDQIVETRTLQAGRIPGDTVLKILMQKVQSLDVSFSVLERYLEELNSRYGQIFKDFDSDIDSKDALLEKIKLELKELQSSKNDFARDIESILSWKSVASSQLDQLVLDNVILRSEYERFRDKQVDLENRSFVVIFLCFIFGCLAIAKLSIGMIFNICRLYDCEKLDRVKSGWLVLLLSSCIVASILVIQ
- the LOC119269803 gene encoding splicing regulator RBM11-like, which produces MARNPACSVYVGNLDEKVPERVLYEILIQAGHVVDLHIPCDKETGRPKGFAFAEYETEAVAQYAVRLFSGLVRLNGKTLKFALSGQDKPSSNGNNPVMPKLNPIPLPKQPQFVHSSDTLVSHKPAYPVVNGGIPHNGFSQGYHPYNVHPQALPPRPVHGHREFVHGTYGYNSHVYGSVLNASYGGYVVNAVGHGAMRQPIIYPSY
- the LOC119269804 gene encoding SUN domain-containing protein 4-like isoform X1, which translates into the protein MQKSRRDLMKRKAAAKAHEQGAGAAAGMRRRRLYGFSASLVVASWAALLILNSLVGHGDGQRGTHDGGDPIVAIPIAGPGPTMNEGSVGPDVVHQEHEENLAVSGDTCVKLDESVLLSEETVLQEDEVCSKDDAGSDDMEAVTKDDQIDLSEGQGEEQTVTKDGKIDLSEGQGEEGALTKDDQIDLSVGQGAEEAQTNDDQIEQSGGQGESPHLTNIASVVHPAEKVDVEDVPKPARLARVVPPGLDEFKTRAIAERGKDASSQTGHVIHRREPSGQLYNYASAAKGAKVLDYNKEAKGASNILDKDKDKYLRNPCSVEGKYVIIELSEETLVDTIAIANFEHYSSNLKEFEMLSSLIYPTENWETLGRFTVANAKHAQSFTFPEPKWARYLKFNLLSHYGSASYCTLSMLEVYGMDAVEKMLKNLIPVENRNAESDDKSKEPIEQPPLKEPSGGKDSSQEPLDEDEFEVEDDKPNGDSSRNGVHDQIVETRTLQAGRIPGDTVLKILMQKVQSLDVSFSVLERYLEELNSRYGQIFKDFDSDIDSKDALLEKIKLELKELQSSKNDFARDIESILSWKSVASSQLDQLVLDNVILRSEYERFRDKQVDLENRSFVVIFLCFIFGCLAIAKLSIGMIFNICRLYDCEKLDRVKSGWLVLLLSSCIVASILVIQ